The Sorangiineae bacterium MSr11367 genome window below encodes:
- a CDS encoding carboxypeptidase regulatory-like domain-containing protein, which yields MKQLMPFTFFALLVGCGGGSSYVHSDAALGRVVVYRNGVAYFERYAKVDEDSLKLAVPADKVDDFLKSLTVVDVKTGKPAPVAYPTNASNDGTGLIDMKIGLLGPGPHRVRLSYVTEAPAWKPSYRVVLGKGGKVDLQAWAIVDNTSGEDWRDVKLGVGSSSAMSFRFDLRSLRMVERETLQSNDLFAVAPPAGGSVYGDSAPDGQKKVATFSDETIAAGGATPVTPPNRTVTAVAAIGDGILRGKVLDATSKKGLRDVVVTLTSPAIQGEQIVTTDASGSYQLRAVPPGTYTLRLDREGFRPYQRDQVQIGTGVNVRLDADLLPEGLKAEEAVLTARSPTVNIGSSMGGSASTTMGSPNGDVTPRAPKSNGAAPQSPEPPPAPPPPSPVDALAQRMNRTGNTNQFVIEGYADPKDADKERAALDRANKVRDQLVRRGVDRGRLIAIGKGDVDGPKGGVRVLEKNAAGAADKPRPAEGAATADPIGISHFESGVTMSVPRGSSAMVSILSAPTDGEAVYLYDPESPRGNASFAFKAVRIRNPTDSALESGPVSVFGEGRFIGEGISEPIPPRTVAFVPFALDRQVVVEAKNDERDQIARVLTVQRGVFSAEVEHTRRSTWTLHNRLGERAVVYIRHTVPKGYKLTSNSLAPVERIGGANLYRIELGPGAKQDMAVDEQTPEFKTIDVRTAGGMDLVRVFLSSSALEGPLKAEVSTLLKLQQDIGNIEQRISTVRDQMHEYRARMDELHAQVVTLRAVKTAGSLMQSLERKLQEVGDHLSKSTVEVVSLQEKLMVARVRFQDGVADLTLEKKSTNANAQNGKLK from the coding sequence ATGAAGCAGCTCATGCCGTTTACCTTCTTCGCGCTGTTGGTCGGCTGCGGTGGAGGCTCCAGCTACGTACATTCGGATGCCGCGTTGGGCCGCGTGGTCGTTTATCGCAATGGTGTCGCCTATTTCGAGCGATACGCGAAAGTGGACGAGGATTCGCTCAAACTCGCCGTGCCCGCAGACAAGGTGGACGACTTTCTCAAATCGCTCACCGTGGTCGATGTCAAAACGGGAAAGCCCGCCCCCGTGGCGTATCCGACGAATGCGTCGAATGACGGCACGGGCCTCATCGACATGAAAATCGGCCTTCTCGGGCCGGGCCCCCACCGGGTGCGCTTGTCGTACGTCACCGAAGCCCCTGCATGGAAACCGAGCTACCGAGTGGTCCTGGGGAAGGGGGGAAAAGTGGATTTGCAGGCCTGGGCCATCGTCGACAATACGTCGGGGGAGGATTGGCGCGACGTGAAGCTCGGCGTGGGCTCGAGCTCCGCCATGTCCTTCCGCTTCGACCTGCGCTCCCTCCGCATGGTCGAGCGTGAGACGCTGCAATCGAATGACTTGTTCGCCGTCGCGCCCCCGGCGGGCGGATCCGTCTACGGAGACAGTGCCCCCGATGGACAGAAGAAGGTTGCCACGTTCAGCGACGAGACCATTGCCGCGGGCGGGGCAACGCCCGTCACGCCACCCAATCGCACGGTCACCGCCGTCGCGGCGATCGGTGATGGCATCTTGAGGGGCAAGGTTCTGGACGCGACCAGTAAGAAAGGCCTGCGCGATGTCGTAGTGACCCTCACGTCGCCCGCGATCCAGGGCGAGCAAATCGTAACGACCGACGCGTCAGGTTCGTACCAGCTGAGGGCCGTGCCGCCGGGCACGTACACGCTGCGTCTCGATCGAGAAGGCTTTCGACCCTACCAACGGGACCAAGTCCAAATAGGGACTGGCGTGAATGTCCGTCTCGATGCAGACCTCCTGCCCGAGGGCCTCAAGGCCGAGGAGGCGGTTCTCACCGCCCGCTCGCCAACGGTCAATATCGGATCGAGCATGGGCGGCTCCGCCTCCACGACCATGGGAAGTCCGAATGGCGATGTCACCCCGCGTGCACCGAAGTCGAATGGCGCAGCGCCGCAAAGCCCCGAACCGCCGCCTGCGCCGCCGCCGCCCAGCCCCGTCGATGCGTTGGCGCAGCGAATGAATCGCACCGGCAATACGAATCAATTCGTCATCGAAGGTTACGCCGATCCGAAGGACGCCGACAAAGAGCGCGCAGCGTTGGATCGCGCCAACAAGGTGCGCGATCAACTCGTGCGCCGCGGGGTCGATCGGGGGCGCTTGATCGCGATTGGGAAAGGAGACGTCGATGGCCCCAAGGGCGGGGTGCGCGTCCTCGAGAAAAACGCCGCGGGTGCCGCCGACAAGCCCAGGCCGGCCGAAGGCGCCGCCACGGCGGATCCCATCGGCATTTCGCATTTCGAATCGGGCGTGACCATGAGCGTGCCACGCGGCAGCAGCGCCATGGTGTCGATCCTCAGCGCGCCGACGGATGGCGAGGCCGTTTATCTTTACGATCCGGAGAGCCCGCGGGGGAATGCGTCGTTTGCATTCAAGGCCGTGCGCATTCGGAACCCGACGGACTCGGCGCTCGAGAGCGGCCCGGTCAGCGTCTTCGGTGAGGGCCGTTTCATCGGGGAGGGCATCTCCGAGCCCATTCCACCGCGCACCGTCGCCTTCGTCCCCTTCGCGCTCGACCGGCAAGTCGTGGTCGAGGCCAAGAACGACGAGCGCGACCAGATCGCGCGCGTCCTGACCGTTCAACGCGGTGTCTTCTCCGCCGAGGTGGAGCACACGCGTCGCTCGACGTGGACGTTGCACAACCGATTGGGAGAACGCGCCGTCGTCTACATTCGTCACACGGTGCCCAAGGGGTACAAGCTCACCTCGAATTCGCTCGCGCCCGTGGAGCGCATTGGCGGGGCCAACCTCTATCGAATCGAGCTCGGGCCGGGAGCAAAACAGGATATGGCGGTGGACGAGCAAACGCCGGAATTCAAGACCATCGACGTGCGCACGGCGGGCGGAATGGATCTGGTGCGCGTGTTTCTCTCGTCATCCGCCTTGGAGGGACCGCTCAAGGCCGAGGTCTCCACGCTTCTCAAATTGCAGCAGGATATCGGCAACATCGAACAACGCATCTCCACCGTACGCGATCAGATGCACGAATATCGGGCGCGCATGGACGAGCTGCATGCGCAAGTCGTCACGTTGCGTGCGGTGAAAACGGCCGGCTCTCTGATGCAAAGTCTCGAGCGCAAGTTGCAGGAGGTGGGCGATCATCTCTCGAAGAGCACCGTCGAGGTGGTCTCCCTTCAAGAGAAGCTGATGGTTGCGCGTGTTCGCTTCCAGGATGGCGTGGCGGATTTGACGCTCGAGAAGAAAAGTACGAATGCCAATGCGCAAAATGGGAAGCTGAAATAG
- a CDS encoding sigma-70 family RNA polymerase sigma factor: MDGGELDALMARLADGDRSAFSSVFKHLWGPVLRFCTSMLKNEADAADAAQQAMQKILERASDYDPHRRAMTWAFAIAAWECRTLQRRHFRRKEVPDVEPEVAGAHAEEAFVQRDLEQAAVAALGELSDMDRDALAATFWDEAPAVGGSTLRKRRERALDRLRGAFRRLYGLD; encoded by the coding sequence ATGGACGGAGGAGAGCTCGACGCGCTGATGGCCCGCCTCGCCGATGGCGATCGTTCGGCGTTCTCGTCCGTGTTCAAGCACCTTTGGGGACCGGTCCTGCGCTTCTGCACGAGCATGTTGAAAAACGAGGCCGACGCGGCGGACGCCGCCCAACAGGCCATGCAAAAGATCCTCGAGCGCGCATCGGATTACGATCCGCACCGTCGCGCCATGACCTGGGCTTTTGCGATTGCCGCGTGGGAGTGCAGGACATTGCAACGCCGGCATTTCCGTCGCAAAGAAGTGCCGGACGTCGAGCCGGAGGTGGCGGGCGCCCACGCGGAAGAGGCGTTCGTCCAACGCGACTTGGAGCAAGCCGCCGTGGCGGCACTGGGCGAATTGTCCGACATGGATCGCGACGCCCTGGCAGCGACCTTTTGGGACGAGGCACCGGCGGTCGGGGGAAGCACGCTTCGCAAGCGACGCGAGCGCGCGCTCGACCGCCTTCGAGGCGCATTTAGGAGGCTCTATGGACTCGATTGA
- a CDS encoding VanW family protein, whose product MLEPIRRLRLVLRQAERVARWSTAPSKWARPGLGAADDGITYPHRIYERTVRIARLDPEANPRLEAGKRTNLALAAPYFDGLVLAPHAPLSFWRALGRTSARRGFVEGMELRGGCVVPAVGGGLCLLSNALFEMALTLGWLVLERHGHSMEAIPPAPGTVWGIDATVFWPHVDLRIAPREGDARLSVRIAHGTLRLAVHARSPAAYDCKLHTLDDRTYLRRSGVFRENRIVRDVIRRAGGECIESTVVARNRKRLLTRDERGGCTTCGVHECARRP is encoded by the coding sequence GTGCTGGAGCCCATTCGCCGCCTTCGCCTCGTACTGCGCCAGGCCGAACGTGTGGCACGGTGGTCCACTGCACCGTCCAAGTGGGCCCGTCCAGGCCTCGGCGCCGCGGACGACGGCATCACCTACCCTCATCGGATTTACGAGCGCACGGTACGCATCGCGCGGCTCGATCCGGAGGCCAACCCGCGCCTCGAGGCGGGTAAGAGGACGAATTTGGCGCTGGCCGCACCGTACTTCGATGGCCTCGTGCTGGCGCCGCATGCCCCTCTTTCGTTCTGGCGCGCCCTCGGTCGCACATCGGCGCGACGCGGCTTCGTCGAGGGTATGGAGCTTCGCGGGGGCTGCGTCGTTCCAGCCGTCGGCGGCGGGCTTTGTCTGTTGTCGAATGCGCTGTTCGAAATGGCGCTCACCCTGGGCTGGCTCGTTCTCGAGCGCCACGGGCACTCGATGGAGGCCATTCCGCCCGCGCCGGGCACCGTGTGGGGCATCGATGCCACCGTGTTCTGGCCACATGTGGACCTGCGCATTGCTCCGCGGGAAGGCGACGCACGTCTGAGCGTGCGCATCGCCCACGGGACGCTGCGCCTGGCGGTGCATGCGCGCTCGCCTGCAGCGTACGATTGCAAATTGCACACGTTGGACGACCGCACGTACCTGCGACGCTCCGGCGTATTCCGGGAGAACCGCATCGTGCGCGACGTCATTCGGCGTGCGGGCGGCGAATGCATCGAGAGCACCGTGGTTGCACGCAACCGCAAACGGCTACTGACCCGCGATGAACGAGGCGGATGCACTACGTGCGGCGTTCACGAATGCGCGAGGCGACCGTGA
- a CDS encoding trypsin-like serine protease encodes MKLRNHLQLFLGAAAIMSMGAGCSSAAVSEEEISQSEQEFRGGTKVAVKDYPFIIAGLRAGGSRPQGQSCTGSVVAPRKILTAAHCKDAAGDKSYLYGLDDLNAGGGFRTAVVDYKKHPKYVNFDQGYDVAIATVADDIPVPPGYVYPKVATSADTDLNKPGNEGYGLGYGMKDENDTSRDVTLEKAVLPVVQPDNCNGVGAGFKEATMICTGYNDGRISILKGDSGGPFLVNNVIVGVASWSRSDFFWYSVYGRLNNDMGDWVKAQINNEPDPLTASFNVTCANFGKPCAFDGSSSTGGATSYAWDFGDGKNATGVSTTHAYSVSSVTTFAAKLTVSDGAGHSDTASRSIQCFPGSGGALCFAQ; translated from the coding sequence ATGAAATTGCGCAATCATCTTCAGCTTTTCCTGGGCGCGGCGGCCATCATGAGCATGGGCGCCGGCTGCAGCTCCGCGGCGGTCTCGGAGGAGGAGATCAGCCAATCGGAGCAGGAATTTCGCGGCGGCACGAAGGTCGCCGTGAAGGATTACCCCTTCATCATCGCCGGACTTCGCGCAGGCGGTTCTCGCCCGCAGGGCCAATCGTGCACGGGATCCGTCGTGGCCCCGCGCAAGATCCTGACGGCGGCCCACTGCAAAGATGCGGCGGGTGACAAGAGCTACCTCTACGGACTCGATGACTTGAACGCCGGAGGAGGCTTTCGTACGGCCGTCGTCGACTACAAAAAGCACCCCAAATACGTGAACTTCGACCAAGGCTACGACGTGGCCATCGCCACGGTGGCCGACGACATTCCGGTGCCGCCGGGGTACGTCTACCCGAAAGTCGCCACCTCCGCAGACACGGATTTGAACAAACCGGGCAACGAAGGGTACGGCCTCGGTTATGGCATGAAGGACGAAAACGACACCAGCCGCGACGTCACCCTGGAAAAGGCCGTCCTTCCCGTCGTCCAGCCGGACAACTGCAACGGTGTGGGGGCCGGGTTCAAAGAAGCAACCATGATTTGCACCGGCTACAACGATGGCCGGATCAGCATTCTCAAAGGGGACAGCGGCGGCCCCTTCCTCGTCAACAACGTGATCGTCGGGGTGGCCTCCTGGAGCCGCAGCGACTTCTTCTGGTACAGCGTTTACGGTCGGTTGAACAACGACATGGGCGATTGGGTAAAGGCTCAGATCAACAACGAGCCCGATCCCCTCACCGCGTCGTTCAACGTCACATGCGCCAACTTCGGAAAACCGTGCGCCTTCGATGGATCGAGCTCGACGGGCGGGGCCACCTCGTACGCGTGGGACTTCGGAGACGGAAAAAATGCGACCGGCGTCTCCACGACGCATGCCTATTCCGTATCGTCGGTCACCACGTTCGCCGCCAAGTTGACCGTGTCCGATGGTGCTGGCCATTCGGATACGGCATCCCGTTCGATTCAGTGCTTTCCCGGTAGCGGCGGCGCGCTCTGCTTTGCGCAATAA
- a CDS encoding haloacid dehalogenase-like hydrolase: MNSPTTLVLWDIDMTLVELPGLGRSWYERAWLKVHGRELLHHPTLSGRTERSITTELLASHGVEQTEEFIERMFAALEAVVAEDSATLAQRGRVFPGAEEALVALGALPGVVQSLVTGNLPSIAGHKLVPFGLDVHLDFEIGGYGSLSAHRPDLVGAAMRNAARKHGAPFAAESVVVIGDTPHDVAAALEHGAVAVAVATGVFSEEELRASGAHVTFPELSDTKAVLAAILRQT, encoded by the coding sequence GTGAACTCGCCAACGACATTGGTCCTCTGGGATATCGATATGACCCTCGTCGAGCTGCCGGGGCTCGGCCGCAGCTGGTACGAGCGGGCGTGGCTCAAAGTGCACGGCCGCGAATTGCTCCATCATCCCACCTTGTCGGGGCGGACGGAGAGGTCCATCACGACGGAGCTTCTCGCGAGCCACGGTGTGGAGCAGACCGAGGAATTCATCGAGCGAATGTTCGCCGCGCTGGAAGCCGTGGTGGCCGAGGACAGTGCCACCCTCGCCCAGCGCGGGCGGGTCTTTCCTGGGGCCGAAGAGGCCTTGGTGGCCTTGGGGGCCTTGCCCGGTGTGGTGCAGTCGCTGGTGACCGGCAACCTGCCGTCGATTGCCGGGCACAAGCTCGTTCCCTTCGGCTTGGATGTCCATTTGGATTTCGAAATAGGCGGCTACGGATCGCTGTCGGCCCACCGGCCGGATCTGGTGGGCGCGGCAATGCGCAATGCCGCGCGCAAGCATGGTGCGCCGTTCGCCGCCGAGTCCGTGGTTGTCATTGGCGATACCCCCCACGACGTGGCGGCGGCGTTGGAACATGGCGCGGTTGCCGTTGCGGTGGCCACCGGCGTGTTCTCCGAGGAGGAGCTGCGCGCGTCCGGTGCCCACGTGACCTTTCCCGAGCTATCGGACACGAAGGCGGTGTTGGCGGCGATTCTCCGTCAGACTTAG
- a CDS encoding alpha/beta hydrolase has protein sequence MVAHREVHIDGVRIFYREAGPEGAPVILLPHGYPSSSFQYRHFMPALADRWRLIAPDYPGFGYSDTPDPSRFSYTFDGYAHMLDQFATRLGLSRYTLYLHDYGSQIGLRLAMKAPQRIVALILQNGDIYEDQLGPKYDVLKAYWKNPTPEGRAALTEAVSEAGFRDEFVGEVAPHLVDRISPDLWKLSWSLMREPRRREIMVGLMEGLKDNLGWFPKYQAYLREHRPPTLIVWGPQDGYMPEGAARAYLRDVPDAELHWLDTGHWALETHLTEVVSLVRDFLGRVHHRLA, from the coding sequence ATGGTCGCACATCGTGAGGTTCACATCGACGGAGTCCGCATCTTTTACCGCGAAGCCGGACCCGAGGGCGCACCCGTGATTCTGCTGCCGCACGGTTATCCCTCGTCGTCGTTTCAATATCGCCACTTCATGCCCGCGCTTGCTGACAGATGGCGCCTCATCGCGCCAGATTATCCAGGCTTCGGCTACAGCGATACGCCGGATCCAAGTCGCTTTTCGTACACGTTCGACGGCTATGCCCACATGCTCGATCAGTTCGCGACGCGACTCGGGCTCTCCCGGTATACGCTTTACCTTCACGATTACGGTTCGCAAATCGGCCTGCGTCTGGCCATGAAGGCGCCGCAGCGCATCGTGGCGCTCATTCTCCAAAATGGCGACATTTACGAAGATCAGCTCGGCCCGAAATACGATGTCCTCAAGGCCTATTGGAAGAATCCGACGCCCGAAGGCCGCGCCGCACTGACGGAGGCGGTGAGCGAAGCCGGCTTTCGCGACGAGTTCGTCGGTGAGGTCGCCCCGCATCTCGTGGACCGCATCAGCCCCGACCTTTGGAAGCTGTCCTGGTCCCTGATGCGCGAGCCGCGGCGCCGGGAAATCATGGTCGGCTTGATGGAAGGCCTGAAGGACAACCTCGGCTGGTTTCCCAAGTACCAGGCCTACCTGCGCGAGCACCGCCCGCCGACGCTAATCGTGTGGGGCCCTCAGGATGGATACATGCCCGAGGGCGCCGCACGCGCCTACCTCCGTGATGTGCCCGATGCCGAGCTGCATTGGCTCGACACCGGGCACTGGGCACTCGAGACGCACCTTACCGAGGTTGTATCCCTCGTACGGGATTTCCTAGGCCGGGTGCATCACCGCCTAGCGTGA
- a CDS encoding S8 family serine peptidase: MKRIHFGASLISIVAVFIGCSDPMNETEGTPTADLSDGVQSAMVDGHAPSSILVFLKESADLSPSERAAGKTERVAAVHKSLVEHAAATQAPLLQWLGEQGATGRSFHIVNAVLVENANPSLLRKLAARTDVKRLMLDKPIRRDDLPSGDPVSESEPRASLAIEANITYTGATRVWNELNVKGAGVVIGSSDTGVAWTHPTLKPHYRGWNGTTADHTFSWHDAIHKGSSTGNSCGYDVAAPCDDQGHGTHTVGTMVGDDGAGNQIGMAPGAKWIGCRNMDENVGKASTYIECTEWFMAPYPPGQPDKADPSKAADIINNSWGCTASEGCRGNELVDVLKSVRAAGIVFVAAAGNSGSGCGTIIDQPGTISPEVLSVGAVDHRNGAIASFSSRGPSKWDQKLGPDVSAPGNSIRSAYPGNGYSSMSGTSMASPHVAGEIALILSAVPSLHGKVDELTRLVTSTATPKTSSQSCGGVSGSSIPNNTFGSGIINAYKAVTTARGSQ, from the coding sequence ATGAAACGAATCCACTTCGGTGCTAGTTTGATATCCATCGTGGCAGTGTTCATCGGCTGCAGTGATCCGATGAATGAAACCGAAGGTACACCGACCGCTGATTTGAGCGACGGTGTCCAATCGGCCATGGTCGACGGACATGCGCCTTCATCCATTCTGGTCTTTTTGAAGGAATCGGCCGATCTCTCGCCGAGCGAACGCGCGGCCGGCAAAACCGAACGCGTGGCCGCCGTGCACAAGTCGCTCGTGGAACACGCCGCAGCCACCCAAGCCCCGTTGCTCCAATGGCTTGGAGAGCAGGGCGCCACCGGACGCTCCTTCCATATCGTCAATGCCGTTCTCGTGGAGAATGCGAACCCGAGCCTTCTGCGAAAGCTCGCCGCCCGGACGGACGTAAAGAGGCTCATGCTCGACAAGCCCATACGCCGCGACGACCTTCCCAGCGGCGATCCCGTGAGTGAATCCGAGCCTCGCGCGAGCCTCGCCATCGAGGCGAACATCACCTACACGGGGGCGACCCGCGTATGGAACGAGCTGAATGTGAAGGGTGCGGGGGTGGTCATCGGCAGCTCCGATACCGGGGTGGCCTGGACGCACCCCACACTGAAACCGCATTACCGCGGATGGAACGGCACCACGGCGGATCACACGTTCAGCTGGCACGATGCCATTCACAAAGGTTCCAGCACCGGCAATTCCTGCGGCTACGACGTCGCCGCCCCGTGCGACGACCAAGGCCACGGCACGCACACCGTGGGAACCATGGTCGGCGACGATGGCGCAGGAAATCAAATTGGAATGGCGCCTGGCGCGAAATGGATAGGCTGCCGCAACATGGATGAAAACGTCGGCAAAGCCTCGACCTACATCGAATGCACGGAATGGTTCATGGCTCCCTACCCGCCGGGCCAGCCCGACAAAGCCGATCCGTCGAAGGCCGCCGACATCATCAACAATTCATGGGGATGCACGGCGAGCGAAGGCTGCCGGGGCAATGAACTCGTCGACGTCCTCAAGTCCGTTCGCGCTGCGGGCATCGTCTTCGTGGCGGCCGCCGGAAACTCCGGTTCGGGATGTGGAACGATCATCGATCAACCCGGCACCATCAGCCCCGAAGTTCTCTCCGTCGGCGCGGTGGATCACCGCAATGGGGCCATTGCATCGTTTTCCAGCCGAGGTCCGTCGAAATGGGACCAAAAGCTCGGGCCCGACGTTTCCGCACCCGGGAATTCCATCCGCTCGGCGTATCCCGGTAACGGCTATTCGAGCATGAGCGGTACGTCGATGGCTTCGCCGCACGTCGCCGGGGAAATCGCATTGATCCTTTCCGCCGTCCCGAGTTTGCACGGCAAAGTCGACGAGCTCACGCGGCTCGTCACCTCCACCGCCACGCCCAAAACGTCGAGCCAATCCTGTGGCGGCGTTTCCGGTTCCTCGATTCCGAACAATACGTTCGGAAGCGGCATCATCAACGCCTACAAAGCCGTAACCACCGCCCGCGGTTCCCAGTGA
- a CDS encoding pentapeptide repeat-containing protein, whose amino-acid sequence MAAKKKTLRSPILPKDLASQSPDRLDTLDLDGSLLESCDLANQRGDYIRFDGVRVVGGAMNDTKLTRVSWLDVVCERCTLSMIDWPAAKLTRVEFQGCRMTGGKLGEGELDDVRFAECHLDFASFARARFRQVVFERCRIAEADFNQADLTGTTFIDCELHGADFTRAKLDGADVSRSTLGELRVDARDLRGLVVSREQAAALSRSLLGLVIQDA is encoded by the coding sequence ATGGCTGCCAAAAAGAAGACGCTTCGTTCGCCCATTTTGCCGAAAGATCTCGCGTCCCAATCGCCGGACCGGCTCGACACGCTCGATCTCGATGGCTCCCTTCTCGAGAGTTGCGACCTCGCAAATCAGCGAGGTGACTACATTCGCTTCGACGGTGTTCGCGTCGTCGGCGGTGCGATGAACGACACGAAGCTCACCCGCGTCTCGTGGCTGGACGTCGTGTGCGAGCGGTGCACGCTCTCCATGATCGACTGGCCGGCGGCCAAGCTCACCCGCGTTGAATTCCAAGGATGCCGAATGACGGGCGGAAAGCTCGGCGAGGGAGAGCTCGACGACGTTCGCTTCGCCGAGTGCCATCTCGACTTTGCGTCCTTCGCGCGAGCGCGCTTTCGTCAGGTCGTCTTCGAACGGTGCCGCATCGCGGAGGCCGACTTCAACCAGGCAGACCTCACGGGCACGACGTTCATCGATTGCGAGCTGCACGGCGCGGATTTCACGCGCGCCAAGCTCGATGGCGCGGACGTGAGCCGCTCGACGCTCGGCGAACTTCGTGTCGACGCCAGGGACCTTCGCGGCCTCGTGGTGAGCCGCGAGCAAGCCGCGGCTCTTTCCCGGTCGCTTTTGGGCCTGGTCATCCAAGACGCATAA
- a CDS encoding ATP-binding protein — MNNGREDLADPSRADLEKASPSGDLEDRIHSLDAEVGRGVIPTTFRVLIEAIKDYAIFMLDPRGYVATWNQGAARIKGYASYEIIGRHFSRFYPPEIVAQGVCDMELEVAARDGRFEDEGWRLRKDGSRFWANVIITALRDDEGTLVGFAKVTRDLTERRKAEHDRVELARMQEASRLKDQFLATISHEIRTPLNAIFGWASLLKTSADDVATVEKAAETIVRNAEAQITIVDDMLDMSRIVTGKLRIEVAQVDFAQIVADALEVVRPAADAREVGLHAEGIERPFVLVGDAVRLQQIAWNLMSNAVKFSSRGGSVHVRLSQENSNAELRVQDDGRGIARDFLPYVFEPFHQAEHGPARRVGGIGLGLAIVKHIVELHGGSVSATSEGPGQGATFTATFPIRAVVPAQIGAPRAQPAAPGVSRSEAASRLEGVRVLAVDDDPDAREILQALFRARGAVIRLAASAAEAREALSSFHPDIIVSDIGMPGEDGYQLMQSVRALPKEQGGSLPAIALTAYAYQEDRRRALAAGFNYHLAKPVNHEDLLRAVDNLIKVAGVRRPSL, encoded by the coding sequence ATGAACAACGGCCGTGAAGATCTAGCCGACCCAAGCAGAGCGGATCTGGAGAAGGCCTCCCCATCAGGGGACCTCGAAGATCGCATTCACTCCCTCGATGCCGAGGTCGGACGTGGCGTCATTCCGACGACGTTCCGCGTACTCATCGAGGCCATCAAGGACTACGCGATCTTCATGCTCGATCCCCGCGGGTACGTGGCCACGTGGAACCAAGGGGCCGCTCGCATCAAAGGCTACGCTTCCTACGAGATCATCGGCCGGCACTTTTCACGGTTCTACCCGCCGGAGATCGTGGCTCAAGGCGTGTGCGACATGGAGCTCGAGGTCGCCGCCCGCGATGGCCGCTTCGAAGACGAAGGTTGGCGTTTGCGCAAAGACGGTTCGCGGTTCTGGGCCAACGTGATCATCACCGCACTGCGTGACGACGAGGGCACCCTGGTGGGCTTCGCCAAGGTCACGCGCGACTTGACCGAACGCCGCAAGGCCGAGCACGACCGAGTCGAGCTCGCCCGCATGCAAGAGGCCAGTCGGCTGAAGGATCAATTCCTCGCCACGATCTCGCACGAGATTCGAACCCCACTCAATGCCATCTTTGGGTGGGCGTCTCTCTTGAAAACGTCGGCCGACGATGTCGCCACCGTGGAGAAAGCCGCCGAGACCATCGTGCGCAATGCCGAAGCGCAGATTACGATCGTGGACGATATGCTCGATATGTCGCGCATCGTCACCGGCAAGTTGCGTATCGAGGTTGCCCAAGTGGACTTCGCGCAAATCGTGGCCGACGCCCTCGAGGTCGTCCGCCCCGCGGCCGATGCGCGGGAGGTCGGGCTTCACGCCGAGGGCATCGAGCGGCCTTTCGTCCTCGTGGGCGATGCCGTCCGCCTGCAACAGATCGCGTGGAACCTCATGTCCAACGCGGTGAAGTTCTCCAGTCGCGGGGGATCGGTTCACGTGCGTCTCTCCCAGGAGAACTCGAACGCGGAGCTTCGCGTCCAGGACGATGGTCGCGGCATCGCGCGCGATTTTCTTCCCTACGTTTTCGAACCTTTTCATCAAGCCGAGCACGGGCCCGCGCGCCGGGTGGGGGGCATCGGTCTCGGTCTTGCGATTGTGAAACATATCGTCGAGCTGCATGGAGGTAGCGTGTCCGCCACGAGTGAAGGACCCGGTCAGGGAGCAACGTTTACGGCAACGTTCCCGATTCGCGCCGTCGTGCCCGCGCAGATTGGCGCACCCCGTGCACAACCGGCCGCGCCAGGGGTGTCGCGGTCCGAAGCCGCATCGCGCCTCGAAGGGGTGCGCGTCCTCGCCGTGGACGACGATCCGGACGCTCGCGAGATTCTGCAGGCGCTTTTCCGGGCGCGGGGCGCAGTCATCCGACTGGCCGCCTCGGCAGCCGAAGCCCGTGAGGCGCTGTCATCCTTCCATCCGGATATCATCGTCAGCGACATCGGCATGCCCGGCGAAGACGGATATCAATTGATGCAAAGTGTGCGCGCTCTGCCGAAGGAACAGGGCGGGAGCCTCCCGGCCATTGCCCTCACCGCGTACGCATACCAGGAAGACCGGCGCCGCGCTCTCGCAGCCGGGTTCAACTACCACCTGGCCAAGCCCGTAAACCACGAGGATCTGCTGCGCGCAGTCGACAACCTCATCAAGGTCGCCGGTGTCCGTCGCCCGAGCCTCTGA
- a CDS encoding nuclear transport factor 2 family protein, protein MLSPLEVVQRQFDAYNRRNLDDFLANFHEDVKVFRPPSPDPAIVGKCQLADFYASERFNRPALKAELISRTVLGNKVFDHERIWGVRETAFEMMAVFEVQDGAIRTIWGFSAE, encoded by the coding sequence ATGCTTTCGCCCCTGGAAGTCGTCCAACGACAATTCGATGCTTACAATCGCCGCAACCTCGACGACTTTCTCGCCAATTTCCACGAAGACGTCAAAGTCTTCCGTCCGCCCTCGCCCGATCCAGCGATCGTCGGCAAATGCCAACTTGCAGACTTCTACGCGAGCGAGCGCTTCAACCGCCCGGCGCTGAAGGCGGAGTTGATAAGCCGCACCGTGCTCGGGAACAAGGTGTTCGATCACGAGCGGATTTGGGGTGTCCGAGAAACGGCGTTCGAAATGATGGCCGTCTTCGAGGTCCAGGACGGTGCCATTCGGACGATCTGGGGATTCTCCGCAGAGTAG